The following are encoded together in the Terriglobia bacterium genome:
- the prmC gene encoding peptide chain release factor N(5)-glutamine methyltransferase → MQLKQAVDRAHQRFVESDVPSPRLNAELLVLFVLGRERAYLYAHPEHELTADEQARYEEVVAQRARGCPTQYITGHQEFWGLDLLVSDAVLVPRPETEHVVETVLELVHDYYRDHRESGKIRIVDVGTGSGCLALALSSELPNAEIHGCDISDEALEIARINAARLALGQRVLFRRSDLLAIYAGEKFDFVISNPPYVGEDEADKVQKQVKEFEPKIAVFSGKEGMDIYRRLIPQAHEALRPGGWFVTEIGFSTEAQVKELLSGWADIQTTADLQGIPRVVAARRA, encoded by the coding sequence ATGCAGCTCAAGCAGGCCGTTGACCGCGCACACCAACGCTTCGTGGAGAGTGACGTTCCTTCCCCCCGCTTGAATGCCGAGTTGCTGGTCCTCTTCGTCCTGGGACGCGAACGCGCGTATCTTTACGCCCACCCCGAGCATGAACTCACCGCCGACGAGCAGGCGCGCTATGAAGAAGTGGTGGCGCAGCGGGCGCGCGGCTGTCCTACGCAGTACATCACCGGACATCAGGAGTTCTGGGGCCTGGACCTGCTGGTTTCTGACGCCGTGCTGGTGCCGCGTCCGGAAACCGAGCACGTAGTCGAGACGGTCCTGGAGCTGGTGCACGACTACTACCGCGACCATCGGGAATCGGGCAAGATCCGCATCGTGGACGTGGGCACCGGGTCGGGATGCCTTGCGCTGGCGCTCTCCAGCGAACTGCCTAACGCCGAGATCCACGGCTGCGATATCTCCGACGAAGCACTGGAGATCGCCCGCATCAACGCCGCGCGACTGGCGCTGGGACAACGTGTCCTGTTCCGCCGCTCTGATCTTCTGGCGATCTACGCGGGAGAGAAGTTTGACTTTGTCATCTCCAACCCGCCGTACGTGGGCGAGGACGAGGCTGACAAGGTGCAGAAGCAAGTCAAAGAATTTGAGCCCAAGATCGCCGTCTTCTCCGGCAAGGAAGGCATGGACATCTATCGCCGGCTCATTCCCCAGGCGCATGAAGCGCTTCGTCCGGGTGGCTGGTTTGTGACCGAAATTGGCTTTTCCACTGAAGCCCAGGTGAAAGAGTTGCTCTCCGGATGGGCAGACATCCAGACCACGGCAGACCTGCAGGGCATTCCCCGCGTGGTGGCGGCAAGACGGGCCTAA
- the prfA gene encoding peptide chain release factor 1 → MFERLNQIEKKYDELTQALSSPEVIGDSAKYQKTAKAHSEVAEIVEKYREYKDLQRGIAESKTMVAEESDAELRAYAQEELTRLEERLAATDAELKVLLIPKDPNDDKNVVLEIRAGTGGDEATLFAAEMFRMYSRYAETQRWKVEVLSTSESGVGGLKEVIAIIEGKGAFSKLKYESGVHRVQRVPQTEQQGRVHTSAVTVAVLPEVEDVDVKIEAKDLRIDTFCSSGPGGQSVNTTYSAVRITHLPTNTVVSCQDEKSQIKNREKGMRVLRARLYEMEMEKQQQALAKERKAMVGSGDRSEKIRTYNFPQNRMTDHRIGLTLHQLSDVMDGKLGPVVEALSTHYQAEKLKHQAEVVA, encoded by the coding sequence ATGTTTGAACGACTAAACCAGATCGAAAAGAAATACGACGAACTTACCCAGGCGCTGTCGTCGCCGGAGGTGATTGGCGACTCGGCCAAATACCAGAAGACCGCCAAGGCCCACAGCGAAGTGGCGGAGATCGTGGAGAAGTACCGCGAGTACAAAGATCTGCAGCGCGGCATCGCGGAAAGCAAGACCATGGTGGCCGAAGAGTCAGACGCCGAGCTGCGCGCCTACGCTCAGGAAGAGCTGACGCGTCTGGAAGAGCGCCTTGCCGCCACGGACGCCGAGCTCAAGGTCCTGCTCATTCCCAAAGATCCCAACGACGACAAGAACGTGGTACTGGAAATCCGCGCGGGCACCGGCGGCGACGAAGCCACGCTCTTTGCCGCCGAGATGTTCCGCATGTACTCGCGCTACGCGGAAACCCAGCGCTGGAAGGTGGAAGTGCTGTCCACGTCAGAGTCCGGGGTCGGCGGGTTGAAGGAAGTCATCGCCATCATTGAAGGCAAAGGCGCGTTCTCCAAGCTGAAATACGAGAGCGGCGTGCACCGCGTGCAGCGCGTGCCGCAGACGGAACAGCAGGGCCGCGTGCACACCTCGGCGGTCACCGTGGCGGTGCTGCCGGAAGTGGAAGACGTGGACGTAAAGATTGAAGCCAAAGACCTGCGGATTGATACTTTCTGCTCTTCCGGGCCGGGCGGCCAATCGGTGAACACCACGTACTCGGCGGTGCGCATCACCCACTTGCCGACCAACACGGTGGTGAGCTGCCAGGACGAAAAGTCGCAGATCAAGAACCGGGAAAAAGGCATGCGCGTGCTGCGCGCCCGTCTGTATGAAATGGAGATGGAAAAGCAGCAACAGGCCCTGGCCAAGGAACGCAAAGCCATGGTGGGCTCGGGCGACCGTAGTGAGAAGATCCGCACTTACAACTTCCCACAGAACCGCATGACCGACCACCGCATCGGGCTCACACTGCACCAGCTCTCTGACGTGATGGACGGCAAGCTGGGCCCAGTGGTTGAAGCTCTGAGTACGCACTACCAGGCAGAGAAGCTCAAACACCAGGCGGAAGTGGTGGCGTAG
- the dusB gene encoding tRNA dihydrouridine synthase DusB yields the protein MPQGARVPGSVQIGNVRIAPATILAPMAGVTDTVFRRFIRNASFVEAPGSIMAAPEEQENASATNMKQVGTRHGVGADEPSAAVCEMKPTSACGLLMTEFTSADGLFRTREKKRKRYLHFYQDEHPISAQLFGSDPYTLAESAKIVEDAGFDLVDLNLGCPAKRVVKCNGGSGLLKDLPVIGEIFKAVRAAVKIPFTVKFRLGWDDDNIVCVPLARMAEECGLNAVALHARTREQGYSGNARWEWIAAVKDAINIPVIGNGDIRTPEDAVAMVAETGCDAVMIGRTAASNPWIFRQIRQQAETGRYDKPTEFDRYQMIRTYFQMLVEENMHGQEGKMKQFVAWFTHGVPNGSALRQAVYSARQGPAILERVDKFFEELLSGRVPAQSAASKSVQSRTSDADLLPACSD from the coding sequence ATGCCGCAAGGCGCGCGTGTGCCGGGGTCTGTCCAGATCGGCAATGTGCGCATCGCGCCAGCGACCATCCTGGCGCCCATGGCCGGCGTCACGGACACGGTGTTCCGCCGCTTCATCCGCAACGCCAGCTTTGTGGAGGCACCGGGAAGCATCATGGCTGCGCCGGAAGAACAAGAGAACGCCTCGGCAACAAACATGAAGCAGGTCGGGACGCGGCACGGTGTTGGAGCGGACGAACCATCTGCGGCGGTTTGCGAAATGAAGCCTACCTCGGCCTGCGGGCTGCTGATGACCGAATTCACCTCCGCCGACGGCCTCTTCCGCACGCGCGAGAAGAAGCGTAAGCGCTACCTGCATTTCTATCAGGACGAGCATCCCATCTCCGCGCAACTCTTCGGCAGCGACCCGTACACACTGGCCGAATCGGCCAAGATTGTGGAAGACGCCGGCTTTGACCTGGTGGACTTGAACCTGGGCTGTCCGGCCAAGCGCGTGGTCAAGTGCAACGGCGGATCGGGCTTGCTGAAAGACCTGCCGGTAATCGGCGAAATCTTCAAGGCCGTCCGCGCGGCGGTGAAGATCCCGTTCACGGTGAAGTTCCGCCTGGGTTGGGACGACGACAATATTGTATGCGTGCCCCTGGCGCGCATGGCGGAAGAATGCGGCTTGAACGCCGTGGCCTTGCACGCGCGCACGCGGGAACAAGGCTACAGCGGCAACGCGCGCTGGGAATGGATTGCCGCGGTCAAGGACGCCATCAATATTCCGGTGATCGGCAACGGCGACATTCGCACGCCGGAGGACGCGGTGGCCATGGTCGCTGAGACCGGCTGCGATGCGGTGATGATCGGCCGCACCGCGGCGTCGAACCCCTGGATCTTCCGGCAAATTCGCCAGCAAGCAGAGACGGGGCGCTATGACAAGCCAACCGAATTCGACCGCTACCAGATGATCCGCACGTATTTCCAGATGCTGGTGGAAGAGAACATGCACGGGCAGGAAGGCAAGATGAAACAGTTCGTCGCATGGTTCACGCACGGCGTGCCCAACGGAAGCGCGCTGCGGCAGGCGGTGTACTCAGCGCGGCAAGGGCCGGCCATCCTGGAAAGGGTAGATAAGTTTTTTGAAGAGCTTCTGAGCGGACGTGTACCGGCGCAAAGCGCGGCATCTAAATCTGTCCAGTCGCGTACCTCTGACGCCGATCTCCTGCCGGCTTGCAGCGACTAG